A window of the Campylobacteraceae bacterium genome harbors these coding sequences:
- a CDS encoding M23 family metallopeptidase — MNKFLLSLFLSFVFLSANNLDIKISSNKKNFKLSQKKQKTTTLKIKDLAFQIKKQDFQLKKLEVKISLINKDIKTHETLLNKSQGSLKKLLKSSSHLKYQKKEQEEQIVNVIINNFTSSIALELASKDSLDALINQEIYNLLSQHSKDKLLKIDSNYLKISQDKRKNEQKIKEIASYIKGRIKKRELIQGLKKRHSKDLLSLETKHKLYQKALKKVVLQQNKLSSLLGKLNILKVKQNKKAKARLLALKKSRAKRLRAQRSSKKSKAKSQKEVSQRYSEEIDLDVRMIGSSTRGIKISKYRGPKTIAPLKSYTIIKKFGNYYDSVYKIKLFNESIVLKTNKRKSKVFNVLNGKIVYAKKASGLLENVVIVQHSKGLHTIYSHLDQISPTLRVGKWIKKGYVVGRVDYTLTFQATKDSYHINPQDLFR; from the coding sequence ATGAATAAGTTTTTACTTTCACTGTTTTTATCTTTTGTTTTCCTAAGTGCAAATAATCTTGATATTAAAATTTCAAGCAACAAAAAAAATTTTAAGTTAAGTCAAAAAAAACAAAAAACAACGACCTTAAAAATAAAAGATTTGGCTTTCCAAATAAAAAAACAAGATTTTCAATTAAAAAAACTTGAAGTTAAAATATCTCTTATTAATAAAGATATTAAAACCCACGAAACCTTGTTAAATAAATCCCAAGGAAGTTTAAAAAAACTGCTTAAATCTTCTTCTCATTTGAAATATCAAAAAAAAGAACAAGAAGAACAAATTGTTAATGTTATTATCAATAATTTTACAAGCTCTATTGCTTTAGAATTAGCATCAAAAGACTCTTTAGATGCCCTAATAAATCAAGAGATTTATAATCTTTTATCTCAGCATTCAAAAGATAAACTTTTGAAAATTGACAGCAATTATTTAAAAATATCCCAAGACAAAAGAAAAAATGAACAAAAGATAAAAGAAATAGCCTCTTATATAAAAGGAAGAATTAAAAAAAGAGAACTAATACAAGGGCTTAAAAAAAGACATTCAAAAGACCTACTCTCTTTAGAAACAAAACATAAACTCTATCAAAAAGCTTTAAAAAAAGTTGTGCTTCAACAAAATAAACTTTCTTCTTTACTTGGGAAACTAAACATTTTAAAAGTAAAACAAAACAAAAAAGCAAAAGCAAGACTACTTGCATTAAAAAAGAGCCGAGCGAAACGTTTACGGGCACAACGATCAAGTAAAAAATCAAAAGCCAAAAGTCAAAAAGAAGTAAGCCAAAGATACAGTGAAGAAATTGACTTAGATGTAAGAATGATAGGATCTTCTACCCGAGGAATTAAAATATCTAAATACAGAGGACCTAAAACCATTGCTCCTCTAAAGTCCTACACAATAATCAAAAAATTTGGAAATTATTATGATTCAGTTTATAAAATAAAACTTTTTAATGAATCTATTGTACTAAAAACCAATAAAAGAAAATCCAAGGTATTTAACGTTTTAAATGGAAAAATTGTTTATGCGAAAAAAGCCTCTGGTTTATTAGAAAATGTCGTAATTGTTCAACACTCTAAAGGTTTACATACTATTTATTCTCATTTAGATCAAATCTCACCCACCTTGCGAGTTGGGAAATGGATTAAAAAAGGATATGTAGTAGGAAGAGTTGATTATACTCTTACTTTTCAAGCCACTAAAGATTCTTATCATATTAATCCACAAGATTTATTTAGATAA
- a CDS encoding cell division protein FtsX, with protein MKSLKNHLAFVIPLAFMLLTFTIYLFTNNIIKDYKESISNDYSIVIITHTPLINDKLKKMSSFEIKTVTRLKKDKIINKLKKDLSFESLNLLKSKLPFFYKIQLKDFPTTSQLKKIKKELSLNKNIKRIEIFSKNHNQVYLLLLIINQIVVIVFTIISIFTIIIIAKQVKIWFYENSRQISILQLHGASILYSASRIIKQALFSAFIAFILISSLVVFVSMNMNMFIPLELQDIVHTKLNVQTQIINLFLLSFGISFITVMSVLISYKISNE; from the coding sequence ATGAAGTCTCTTAAAAATCATTTGGCTTTTGTCATTCCTTTGGCATTTATGTTATTAACCTTTACCATATATTTATTTACGAATAATATTATTAAAGATTACAAAGAAAGTATTTCAAATGATTACAGCATTGTAATCATTACTCATACCCCTTTAATCAATGATAAACTAAAGAAAATGTCTTCTTTTGAGATAAAAACAGTTACACGATTAAAAAAAGACAAAATTATTAACAAACTAAAAAAAGACTTGTCTTTTGAATCCCTTAATTTATTAAAAAGTAAACTGCCTTTTTTTTATAAAATACAATTAAAAGACTTTCCAACTACTTCACAATTAAAGAAAATAAAAAAAGAACTAAGCCTTAATAAAAATATTAAAAGAATTGAGATTTTTTCTAAAAACCATAATCAAGTGTATTTACTTTTACTAATAATTAATCAAATTGTTGTTATTGTTTTTACTATTATTAGTATCTTTACAATAATTATTATTGCCAAACAAGTTAAAATATGGTTTTATGAAAATTCAAGACAAATAAGCATTCTTCAACTGCATGGCGCATCCATTTTATATTCAGCCTCACGTATTATAAAACAGGCTTTATTTAGCGCTTTTATAGCTTTTATACTTATTTCTTCTTTGGTTGTATTTGTATCTATGAATATGAATATGTTTATTCCACTTGAACTTCAAGATATTGTTCATACTAAACTAAATGTTCAAACACAAATTATTAATCTATTTCTTTTATCTTTTGGAATTTCTTTTATTACAGTAATGTCTGTATTAATTTCCTATAAAATCTCCAATGAATAA
- a CDS encoding ABC transporter ATP-binding protein gives MIEAKNIYLAYDENKFIIKKGSFKIKEKEFVFIGGTSGSGKSTLLKSFYGEIALKHGSLIIDGKQINAINKKQLRSLRKDIGIIFQDYKLINELTIEENIMIPLKINGYSNEISMNQALKLLSHVKLSHRKGYYPNELSGGEQQRVAVARALAHNPKIIIADEPTGNLDDYSAQLVWNLLKGANEQLGITVVVVTHRVPKNLGIIFKQLSIEDGIIYEVS, from the coding sequence ATGATAGAAGCCAAAAATATTTATCTTGCTTATGATGAAAATAAATTCATTATTAAAAAAGGAAGTTTTAAAATAAAAGAAAAAGAATTTGTATTTATTGGGGGCACTAGTGGCTCGGGTAAATCTACTCTTCTTAAGTCTTTTTATGGAGAAATAGCCTTAAAACACGGCTCGTTAATTATTGATGGTAAACAAATTAATGCAATAAATAAAAAACAACTAAGAAGTCTTAGAAAAGATATTGGTATTATTTTTCAAGATTATAAACTAATCAATGAACTTACTATTGAAGAGAATATTATGATTCCTTTAAAAATCAATGGTTACAGCAATGAAATTTCTATGAACCAAGCCTTGAAACTTTTATCTCATGTAAAACTTTCTCATAGAAAAGGGTATTATCCAAATGAATTAAGTGGGGGTGAGCAACAAAGAGTTGCAGTTGCAAGAGCTTTAGCTCACAATCCTAAAATAATAATAGCAGATGAACCCACAGGAAACTTAGATGATTATTCAGCCCAATTAGTATGGAACTTACTTAAAGGGGCAAATGAGCAACTAGGAATCACTGTAGTTGTTGTAACACACAGAGTTCCTAAAAACCTAGGAATTATTTTTAAACAACTCTCAATTGAAGATGGAATTATTTATGAAGTCTCTTAA
- the trmB gene encoding tRNA (guanosine(46)-N7)-methyltransferase TrmB encodes MPHIIFNKSEKISFPCEHQGTIFNFIAKSYNFNNENRKAEYKIAVTNDNKDFLLTLRPKDEDEMIKIDKVTRVSPVSLVKDALNDYVSLCKANILSSNTSSFKNKIAPKKEYLKDINYFVNDFDCKKEIYIEIGFGSGRHLIHQAKQNPNIQFIGLEIHTPSTEQMLKQVEINGLSNILALSYDARLFMEFIKSNTVGKIFVHFPVPWDKKPQRRIYSNEFINEALRVLKKDGTLELRTDSRKYFEYCTDLLTNLPTGKITIDINKELEVSSKYEDRWKKQGKNIYDVVLTNYANDEDINLDFEFDFAPIKNLKELIENMSRKSEIFDGYFMHLEDAYIIDETSALIKVTFGSFNKPLNKYIYIKDNKALYYQGNPLPTSSNIKAHNKIKALIV; translated from the coding sequence ATGCCACATATAATTTTTAACAAAAGCGAAAAAATATCTTTTCCTTGTGAACATCAAGGAACGATTTTTAATTTTATTGCGAAGTCTTATAATTTCAATAATGAAAATAGAAAAGCGGAATATAAGATAGCCGTAACAAACGATAATAAAGATTTTTTATTGACCCTACGTCCAAAAGACGAAGATGAAATGATTAAAATTGATAAAGTAACAAGAGTATCTCCTGTATCTTTAGTAAAAGATGCCCTTAATGATTATGTATCTTTATGCAAAGCAAATATTCTGTCTTCTAATACCAGTTCTTTTAAAAATAAAATAGCGCCTAAAAAAGAGTACTTAAAAGATATTAATTATTTTGTAAATGACTTTGATTGCAAAAAAGAAATTTATATTGAAATTGGTTTCGGTTCAGGACGGCATTTAATTCATCAAGCCAAACAAAATCCCAATATTCAGTTTATTGGTTTAGAAATACATACTCCTTCTACAGAACAAATGTTAAAACAAGTAGAGATTAATGGCCTTTCAAATATTCTAGCACTTTCTTATGATGCACGTTTGTTTATGGAATTTATCAAATCAAATACGGTAGGTAAGATTTTTGTACACTTTCCTGTTCCTTGGGATAAAAAACCTCAAAGAAGAATTTATTCAAATGAATTTATAAATGAAGCCTTAAGAGTATTAAAAAAAGACGGAACACTGGAATTAAGAACAGATTCAAGAAAATACTTTGAGTATTGTACAGACCTTCTAACCAATCTTCCTACAGGTAAAATCACTATAGATATTAACAAAGAACTAGAAGTTTCAAGTAAATATGAAGACAGATGGAAAAAACAAGGCAAAAATATATACGATGTTGTTTTGACCAACTATGCAAACGATGAAGATATTAATCTGGATTTTGAATTTGATTTTGCTCCTATAAAAAATCTTAAAGAACTTATTGAAAACATGAGCAGAAAATCAGAAATATTTGATGGTTATTTTATGCACTTAGAAGATGCTTATATTATAGATGAAACTTCTGCTTTAATTAAAGTTACTTTTGGATCATTTAACAAACCTTTAAATAAATATATTTATATAAAAGATAACAAAGCTCTGTATTATCAAGGCAATCCCTTACCTACTTCTTCTAATATTAAAGCACACAATAAAATCAAAGCGTTGATTGTTTAG
- a CDS encoding fibronectin type III domain-containing protein produces MNNLMKLTSSIFLIVFLSACQNNLTTPSKPKIDNSLESINASSIKYLKDTTSIGFEWQKVDDTRVVGYNLYRANALESNGKLKRIKFIENRYTTHYLDKDLEAHTSYVYAFSSVKEDDFESRISNSINVTTEPLHNSVSFIQAISNLPRQIKIIWRPHTQNKIAYYKIQRSSPTESEWEDLDTIEGRLQAEFIDSDLDDNVVYKYRLFSYTYEDLQSKPSAIVTAQTKPLPKGILNLSASSNMAKKIVLNWDASVQEDIIFYKIYQNSSLQGSFKHIKTLSRNDLSYEITEHEDGKNIFFKVTTLDKDKLESSININAVMGTTLGKPTKPVMTLAQIKENKAILNWQKGDNRAVSYIVYKTAKTGYFSIKKLKYSNINALRFEDEDIVRGVEYKYSIQAVDEFGILSLQTDESLLVLPKLQK; encoded by the coding sequence ATGAACAACTTAATGAAACTAACATCATCAATCTTTTTAATAGTTTTTCTTAGTGCATGTCAAAATAATTTAACAACACCATCAAAACCAAAAATTGATAATAGCCTTGAGAGTATTAATGCAAGCAGCATTAAATATTTAAAAGATACAACTTCAATTGGTTTTGAATGGCAAAAAGTTGATGATACGAGAGTCGTAGGATATAATTTATACCGTGCAAATGCCCTAGAAAGTAATGGAAAATTAAAGCGAATAAAATTTATTGAAAATCGATATACTACACATTATTTAGATAAAGATTTAGAAGCACATACTTCTTATGTATATGCATTTTCAAGTGTAAAAGAAGATGATTTTGAATCCAGAATTTCAAACTCAATTAATGTAACTACAGAACCCTTACACAATTCAGTTTCTTTTATTCAAGCTATTTCAAATCTACCAAGACAAATCAAAATTATTTGGAGACCCCATACTCAAAATAAAATTGCTTATTATAAAATCCAACGTTCTTCTCCAACAGAGAGTGAATGGGAAGATTTAGACACAATAGAAGGAAGATTACAGGCTGAATTTATAGACAGCGATTTAGATGACAATGTAGTATATAAATACAGACTTTTTTCTTATACTTATGAAGATTTACAATCTAAACCAAGTGCAATTGTAACTGCACAAACAAAACCTTTACCAAAAGGAATTTTAAATCTAAGTGCTTCTTCCAATATGGCTAAAAAAATTGTTTTAAACTGGGATGCCTCGGTACAAGAAGATATTATTTTTTACAAAATCTATCAAAATTCATCGCTGCAAGGAAGTTTTAAACACATTAAAACCCTTTCACGAAATGATTTGTCTTATGAAATCACTGAACATGAAGATGGTAAAAATATTTTCTTTAAAGTCACCACTTTAGATAAAGATAAATTAGAAAGTTCTATAAATATTAATGCAGTCATGGGTACAACCCTAGGTAAACCTACAAAACCAGTTATGACCTTAGCTCAAATAAAAGAGAATAAAGCTATTTTAAATTGGCAAAAAGGCGATAACAGAGCGGTTTCATATATAGTATATAAAACAGCAAAAACAGGATATTTTTCCATTAAAAAACTTAAGTATTCAAATATAAATGCATTAAGATTTGAAGATGAAGATATAGTAAGAGGCGTAGAATACAAGTATTCTATTCAAGCAGTTGATGAATTCGGAATTCTGTCTTTACAGACAGATGAATCATTATTAGTATTACCAAAATTACAAAAGTAG
- a CDS encoding RluA family pseudouridine synthase has product MNKIYIVEEINRLDKFISVELNESRNQIEQLIKKGFVKVNDKIQKRPGIKLKINAKVEIDFEAIEEEKKQIQKTKEHVDFDVEIIYEDDDILVVNKPYNLTVHGAPSVKDATLVDWLKAKNFSLSTISGEERHGIVHRIDKGTSGVMVIAKNNESHVHLSKQLEAKSMGRYYLALVDMPLKEHVVIQNEIGRNPNNRLQMKVLTSGRFAKSAFAKLALSKDETSELISCKLFTGRTHQIRVHLNSINRHIIGDNLYGFKGELNKIKRFYLHAYNLYLIHPKTNKKMNFTANIADDMKAFLNKNFNMEKTNEQLNETNIINLFNSFS; this is encoded by the coding sequence ATGAATAAAATATATATTGTAGAAGAGATAAACAGGCTGGATAAATTTATATCTGTGGAATTAAATGAATCAAGAAACCAAATTGAACAATTAATTAAAAAAGGTTTTGTAAAAGTAAATGACAAAATACAAAAACGTCCTGGAATAAAACTTAAAATCAATGCCAAAGTTGAGATAGATTTTGAAGCCATTGAAGAAGAAAAAAAACAAATACAAAAAACAAAAGAACATGTTGATTTTGATGTTGAAATCATATATGAAGATGATGATATTTTAGTTGTGAATAAACCTTATAATCTTACTGTTCATGGAGCACCTTCTGTTAAAGATGCTACTTTAGTAGATTGGTTAAAAGCAAAAAACTTTTCTTTGTCTACCATTTCAGGAGAAGAGAGACATGGAATAGTACATAGAATTGACAAAGGAACTTCTGGGGTTATGGTTATTGCTAAAAACAATGAAAGTCATGTACATTTAAGCAAACAATTAGAAGCAAAATCCATGGGAAGATATTATTTAGCACTTGTTGATATGCCTTTAAAAGAACATGTAGTTATTCAAAATGAAATTGGACGAAATCCAAATAACAGATTACAAATGAAAGTTCTAACAAGTGGTCGTTTTGCAAAAAGTGCTTTTGCAAAACTTGCTTTAAGTAAAGATGAAACGAGTGAATTGATTTCTTGCAAACTTTTTACTGGAAGAACACATCAAATTAGAGTGCATTTAAACTCGATAAATAGGCATATAATAGGAGATAATTTATATGGTTTTAAGGGCGAATTAAATAAAATAAAAAGATTTTACTTACATGCTTATAACTTGTACTTAATTCACCCAAAAACAAATAAAAAAATGAATTTTACAGCAAATATTGCTGATGATATGAAAGCATTTTTAAATAAGAATTTTAATATGGAGAAAACAAATGAACAACTTAATGAAACTAACATCATCAATCTTTTTAATAGTTTTTCTTAG
- a CDS encoding rod shape-determining protein RodA: MHFFDKRIISHFDYLIIIFILPLIYLSYHLISETNVILANKQLIYFSISFAAFLFVFILPIRNNLGIIPFLYWLGIALLLAVEFFGITKLGAQRWIAIPATSMTIQPSELIKPIYLLMIGYLVYKNPPPRHGRGYDLKSFLHFSIYIFIPFLLIAKEPDLGTALVLLLVGYGILFIVGVNWKIWATIAFIIALSSPLIYTYLIKDYQKKRITDFISEKPSYHVQQSIIAIGSGGLTGKSAQDATQTQLKFLPIATSDFIFAFLVERYGFIGAIVLILIYLMLIVHLLSMNYFFADDYIIRCFASGLALLLFLNMSINILMVIGFAPVVGLPLPMFSYGGSSFINFIVIFAVLENLVSFRFKDMYNFERKLV; this comes from the coding sequence ATGCATTTTTTTGATAAAAGAATTATTTCACATTTTGATTATTTAATTATAATATTTATTTTACCATTGATCTATTTGTCTTATCACTTAATAAGTGAAACAAATGTCATTTTAGCCAACAAACAATTGATATATTTTTCAATATCTTTTGCTGCGTTTTTATTTGTATTTATTTTACCAATAAGGAATAATTTAGGGATTATACCATTTTTATACTGGCTTGGCATTGCTTTGTTATTAGCAGTAGAATTTTTTGGAATTACGAAATTAGGAGCACAGCGCTGGATTGCTATTCCTGCTACTTCTATGACCATACAACCCAGTGAATTAATTAAGCCCATTTATTTGCTTATGATTGGTTATTTGGTATACAAAAACCCACCTCCACGACATGGAAGAGGTTATGATTTAAAAAGTTTTTTACATTTCTCCATTTATATTTTCATTCCTTTTTTATTAATCGCAAAAGAACCTGATTTAGGAACTGCTTTGGTTTTGTTATTAGTGGGTTACGGAATTTTATTTATTGTGGGTGTTAATTGGAAAATCTGGGCTACAATTGCTTTTATAATTGCTTTGTCATCGCCTCTGATATATACCTATTTGATTAAAGATTATCAGAAAAAAAGAATTACTGATTTTATTTCTGAAAAACCTTCTTATCATGTTCAACAATCTATCATAGCCATAGGTTCTGGGGGATTAACAGGAAAAAGTGCACAAGATGCAACCCAAACACAGTTAAAATTCTTGCCCATAGCAACCAGTGATTTTATTTTTGCTTTTTTGGTTGAACGTTATGGTTTTATTGGTGCGATTGTATTGATTTTAATTTATTTAATGTTAATTGTTCACCTCTTGTCCATGAACTACTTTTTTGCAGATGATTATATAATACGCTGTTTTGCTTCAGGGCTAGCTCTGCTCTTATTTTTGAATATGAGTATTAATATATTAATGGTTATTGGTTTTGCTCCTGTTGTAGGCCTTCCTCTGCCCATGTTCTCCTATGGGGGAAGTTCTTTTATTAATTTTATTGTTATTTTTGCAGTATTAGAAAATTTAGTATCTTTTCGTTTTAAGGATATGTATAATTTTGAGAGGAAATTGGTGTAA
- the speB gene encoding agmatinase, translating into MKAQNVTFIGFEDDFEESQAVLFGVPFDGTASFKPGARFAPAAMREDSWAIESYSPYLDLDLEDLKLFDYGNLELPFGDKMKALAMIEETVDEILKSNKVPVMIGGEHLITFAPVKALLKKHKDLHVIHFDAHTDLREHYLDENFSHATVIRRIAELIGPKNLNSFCIRSGLRDEFIWAKKNANLEKFTYKTLPACVKRLKDKAVYITIDLDVFDPSVFPGTGTPEPGGINFHQMLEIIGILSKLDNVVGMDLVELSPKHDASGVSTAVACKTLRELVLATIKVK; encoded by the coding sequence ATGAAAGCACAAAATGTAACCTTTATTGGTTTTGAAGATGATTTTGAAGAGTCTCAAGCCGTTTTATTTGGAGTTCCTTTTGATGGAACTGCCTCTTTTAAACCAGGTGCCAGGTTTGCTCCTGCTGCTATGAGAGAGGATTCTTGGGCTATTGAGTCTTATTCTCCTTATTTGGATTTAGATTTAGAAGATTTAAAACTTTTTGATTATGGAAATTTAGAACTTCCTTTTGGTGATAAAATGAAAGCATTAGCCATGATTGAAGAAACGGTAGATGAAATACTTAAGAGCAATAAAGTTCCTGTAATGATAGGTGGAGAGCATTTAATTACTTTTGCACCTGTAAAAGCTTTATTGAAAAAACACAAAGATTTACATGTCATACATTTTGATGCTCATACAGATTTACGAGAACATTATTTGGATGAGAACTTTTCTCATGCTACAGTTATAAGGCGAATTGCTGAGTTAATAGGGCCTAAGAATCTTAATTCTTTTTGCATCAGATCAGGACTTAGAGATGAATTTATTTGGGCAAAGAAGAATGCAAACTTAGAAAAATTTACTTACAAAACCTTGCCTGCATGTGTAAAAAGATTAAAAGATAAAGCAGTATATATTACTATTGATTTGGATGTTTTTGATCCAAGTGTATTTCCAGGAACAGGAACACCAGAACCAGGTGGAATAAACTTTCATCAAATGCTTGAAATTATAGGGATATTATCCAAGCTTGATAATGTAGTAGGAATGGATTTAGTCGAACTCTCCCCTAAACACGATGCTTCTGGTGTATCTACAGCAGTGGCATGTAAAACATTAAGAGAATTAGTACTAGCAACCATAAAAGTAAAATAA
- a CDS encoding methylenetetrahydrofolate reductase gives MLKQKILNKENGILLYGLTPPRHTHSKEQMNTIAQKHIQRINTIDIDALVLYDIQDESDRTAEKRTFPFVGTLDPYVYKNQYLSELNIPTIVYRAVGKYSKNDFSSWLEDTKNENNYSVFVGAASKDQNIKLSVKEAYALKEEINKDLILGAITIPERHTIKKDEHLRVFNKIDQGCKYFITQCVYNLEAAKIFLSDYARYAKEHNKEMVPIIITLTPCGSSKTLEFMEWLGINIPNYLKEDLLDSKDILQESLDICLNIFTELNKFALKRGIPLGCNVESVAIRKEEIDASIVLLKEVDVIMRQNITK, from the coding sequence ATGTTAAAACAAAAAATTTTAAATAAAGAAAACGGTATATTGTTGTATGGATTAACGCCTCCAAGACACACACATTCAAAAGAACAAATGAATACTATTGCTCAAAAACATATACAAAGAATTAATACTATAGATATTGATGCTTTGGTGCTTTACGATATTCAAGATGAAAGTGATAGAACGGCTGAAAAAAGAACCTTCCCTTTTGTTGGTACGCTTGATCCTTATGTATATAAAAATCAATACTTAAGTGAATTAAATATTCCAACGATTGTTTACAGAGCTGTTGGCAAATATAGTAAAAATGATTTTTCATCTTGGTTAGAAGATACAAAAAATGAAAACAATTATTCCGTTTTTGTAGGCGCAGCATCAAAAGATCAAAACATTAAATTAAGCGTAAAAGAAGCCTATGCTTTAAAAGAAGAAATTAATAAAGACTTAATATTAGGGGCTATTACAATTCCAGAGCGTCATACAATAAAAAAAGATGAACATCTTAGAGTTTTTAATAAAATCGATCAAGGCTGTAAATATTTTATAACACAATGTGTTTATAATCTTGAAGCTGCCAAAATATTTTTAAGTGATTATGCCCGTTATGCAAAAGAACACAATAAAGAAATGGTACCAATTATTATTACACTTACCCCATGTGGTTCATCAAAAACGCTGGAATTTATGGAATGGTTGGGTATTAATATTCCCAATTATTTAAAAGAAGATTTATTGGATTCAAAAGACATTTTACAAGAATCTTTAGACATTTGTTTAAATATTTTTACAGAACTTAATAAATTTGCTTTAAAACGTGGAATTCCACTTGGATGTAATGTAGAAAGTGTTGCTATTAGAAAAGAAGAAATAGATGCATCTATTGTATTATTAAAAGAAGTAGATGTAATAATGAGACAAAATATAACAAAATGA
- a CDS encoding TonB family protein translates to MKYILIAVIFSILIHLGIFYKFNKNVTASTSKKGNAKTSSLLYVKLQKKKVAKKENTIIKKEIKNIPKKNTPTKNILKKKYKKVENKIKKQEKRVIKKKQKIKKLLKVSKSKNTIKSALDKTIDIKNYEKQNNTNFQKSTLQKFLEKPRDNLNDLESMVKSYKSNHPNLKLENNIELYGEEFDSFTQVQKVYIRNNLNAIGRITQYYLRYPRISVRTKQQGENIITFILYPNGDISKPVFIKNSKYTALNKQTYKTIKTAYKDYPRPKEPTKIIIRVRYKLY, encoded by the coding sequence ATGAAATACATCTTAATTGCCGTTATTTTTTCAATATTAATTCATCTGGGAATTTTCTACAAGTTTAATAAGAATGTTACAGCAAGTACTTCTAAAAAAGGCAATGCTAAAACAAGCTCTTTATTATATGTAAAACTGCAAAAGAAAAAAGTAGCAAAAAAAGAAAATACAATTATAAAAAAAGAAATCAAAAATATTCCCAAAAAGAACACTCCTACAAAGAATATTTTAAAAAAGAAGTATAAAAAAGTAGAAAATAAAATAAAAAAACAAGAAAAAAGAGTAATAAAGAAAAAACAAAAAATAAAAAAACTTCTCAAAGTATCAAAAAGTAAAAACACGATTAAAAGTGCTCTGGACAAAACAATAGATATTAAAAACTATGAAAAACAAAACAATACAAACTTTCAGAAATCTACTTTACAAAAATTCTTAGAAAAACCAAGAGACAATTTAAATGACCTTGAATCCATGGTTAAAAGCTATAAAAGCAATCATCCTAATTTAAAACTGGAAAATAATATTGAATTGTATGGAGAAGAATTTGATTCTTTTACCCAAGTACAAAAAGTTTATATTAGAAACAATCTCAATGCTATTGGTAGAATTACACAGTATTATTTACGATATCCTAGAATCTCTGTACGTACAAAACAGCAGGGAGAAAATATTATTACTTTTATTTTATACCCAAATGGGGATATTTCAAAACCAGTGTTTATAAAAAATTCTAAATACACAGCCTTAAACAAACAAACCTATAAAACAATAAAAACTGCTTATAAAGATTATCCAAGACCCAAAGAACCAACAAAAATAATAATACGTGTACGATATAAACTATACTAA